The nucleotide window GGAGTTCAATGATTGCGTTCAACAGGCTGAATTGATGGACATTAATGCTCATGGTTTGCAGTATACGTGGAACCAAAAACCAAAGAGTGGAGTGGGTCTTTTGAAGAAGATAGATCGTATAATGGGTAACGTAAATTTCTTGGATCAGTTTCCGTCTGCATACGCGATGTTCCACCCTTTTAGAGTCTCGGATCACACGCCTTGTATTCTAAAAGGGCTGGGTTCCAATGTGCATCGGCCAAGACCATTCAAATTCCCGAATTTTATTGCGTCAAAACCGGAATTTAAGGAAGCTGTTCAGATGGAATGGATGAATAGAATTGACGGGATCACTATGCTCTCGGTTGTCAAGAAGCTGAGAAATTTAAAGCCAAAGCTGAGAAAAATCTTATTTAACCAAGGTAACCTGCATGATAAGGTTAACGAATTGCGTAAAAAATTAGATGATTTGCAGATCCAGATGGACCGTGATCCACTGGATGGTCAGCTGCGCCAAGTGGAAGCCCAATGTTTGAAAGATTTCCAACAAGCTGCATACGACGAAGAATGCTTTCTTAAGCAGAAGTCTAAGGTAGATTGGTTGTGTGCTGGGGATTCTAATACAAAATTCTTTCATAACATCGTGAAGTCCAAAAATGCTAGAGTGAAAATTCATAGCGTAgttgacgggtggtcctttggacaacccttaagcatgttaaaagatAAAATAATCCTCCAATtagccgtgtaattatcttgaattagataactacgatgcttatgtttcaggtacgaattaggagctaaaagatggaTCAAAGGCAGCTTTTGGAGGCTTTGGTGGAAAATGGGTCAAGAGGAGAACAAAAGTATAACAAAGGAGTGAAGGCAGCCaagtaccgtaaattacggttctaccgtaatttacggtagaccaaTTTTCACTTTAGTTTCCACCGTAACACAGACAATCGGCACCGTAACAAAATGttgaccaccgtaaattacggtggagccgtaatttacggtggagctgaaATCGCAAAAACGTAACTGCCATCTTATATTCGGTTTTTGGTGTGTCTTTTCATCttatctcatcattggacggttctTAGACACCTTGGGGATGCATTTTGGCTTGTGGCTTGTTTGGTGAACAAtttcaatcattcggtttgtgcttttgattcatatgaacaatagtttgatgttgatgatgattcaccgagccatgtccggctaaactcttcggtgatcatcctaggtgaatgtttctgaaacttttgtgtgtttaatttctgcatttctagaatgatatcttgcgttgcttgaatgtcatggtgtatgtttgattgtttgtagtgtgtTAATCTATATTGCAATtcctagtcttaatcgtacgttcttggtgccgttggcaaccgagatatcacgggaagggttagggttggttattggttaattggtcatcgggaaacaacctcgcgttatctaatccgagtactttgttcccttttatcactttaatcacatatacacgagttatgtctatgtaactctttctagtgaaattgcacacaactgtttaaagaaactgaaacctagggtgatcattgttctctcctaactgtttacaaccaactttgatttgaattagttcttaatttagttttctaaaacaacaatccgcaatcttgaattttaattttctgcaagttagtttaatattagtttaaatacaaagctatacaatcgacacattttccacatactccctgagttcgataccctactaccactaactacagttgtttagggattaaatttgcgtgacccacgacatcacgtcagtaGTGGATTCTATGGGGACGAGGCACGAAGGTGATGGATTAGCCGAGGCTATGGTGTtacactacacaaattttttagGGGTGAAAGCTCATGTGGGTACGGGGTACATGGATAATCTGTTCTCTAATGTTTTGAGTAATGAGGCTGCCGAGTACATGGTTCGTCCGGTCACTCGTGAGGAGGTTAAGAGCGCCATGTTTAGTATTGGAGGGGATAAAGCGCCAGGGCCTGATGGGTATACTTCGGTCTTCTTTAAGCAAGCTTGGGAGATAGTGGGAAATGAAGTAACTGATGCGGTGCTTCAATTttttgaaaatggtaaactttTGAAACAAATTAATCACACTATTCTAGCTTTACTCCCGAAAAAAGACGTTCCGGATTCAGTTTTGGACTATCGGCCGATTTCTTGTTGCAACGTTCTATATAAATACATCAGCAAGGTTATCACCAACCGGTTGAAAGGAAGCTTGGAAAATCTAGTCAGCATAAATCAATCAGCGTTTGTGCCGGGCCGGAAAATCTCGGATAATATTCTCCTTACTCAGGAACTGATGCACAATTATCACCTTAACAGGGGCCCGACTAGGTGTGCTTTCAAAATAGATATTCAGAAAGCGTATGACACAGTcagttgggaatttttggaggATATTCTGGTTCGGTTTGGGTTTCATAGTCGAATGGTGAAATGGATTATGACTTGTGTGTCCACTGTTTCTTATTCGCTGTGTATTAATGGTGAGTTACATGGTTATTTCAGAGGCCAACGGGGGTTAAGACAAGGGGATCCAATGTCCCCTTATTTATTCACTTTGGTAATGGAGATTTTATCGTTACTACTTCGACGAGCAGCCACCATGTCCTTTAATTATCATGCTCATTGCGTTAAGTAGAAGATAATTAACGTTTCTTTTGCGGATGATCTCTTCATATTTGTTCATGGGGATGTGGGTTCGGTCAAAAAGATAAAGGAGGCATTGGAGATGTTTACTAACATTTCTGGCCTAGTTCCAAGTCCAGCGAAAAGCACGGTGTTTTTCTGCAATGTTCCTCAGGAGATCAAGCAGGAGATTCTCAACATTATGCCATTTCAAGAGGGTGTTCTTCCGGTATGGTATCTGGGGGTTCCTCTTATATCATCAAGACTTCTTTATAAAGATTGCAGAATTCTGGTTGATCGTATGGAGAAAAAGATTGTTAATTGGGCTACTAGATCTTTGTCGTTTGCGGGCCGATTACAACTTATTAATTCAGTGCTGTCTTCTATGCATATCTATTGGGCGTCGGTTTTCATTATTCCGGCTCGTGTTATTAGCGAGTTAGAAAAAAGGATTCGGAGGTTCTTATGGAATGCAGGATCAGAAGGTAGGATTCGTGCTAAAGTTGCGTGGAAGTATGTTTGCTTGCCGAAAAAGGAAGGGGGTTTGGGTATTCGAAGCATTTCTGATGTAAACAAATCGCTTATGGCAAACCACATTTGGAGCATTATTACCAAACGGGATTCTATTTGGGTGCGATGGATACATGATTACAAGCTTAAAGGTCGGAGTTTCTGGGAAGTTCCATGCAGAGGGAGTATAAGTTGGGGGTGGCGAAAGATTTTGTCCATCCGTCACATCATTCGGCCTCATGTTTGGTCTTCTATTCGGAGTGGGGCTCAAACTAATATATGGACTTATGGAGTGACATGTGGTGTTCGCAAAGTCCATTGAGCTCGCTGATCACGCCAAGGGCAATCGCTAATGCGGGCTTTTCGTTAGGGTCTACGGTTGCGGATATGGTTGATCACAATGGTAACTGGAGATGGCCTCAGGCTTGGCTAGATCTTTTTTCGGTGTTAATTACAATTTCGGCTCCTCTGCTGGTGCCTAATACTATGGATAGATTGGTTTGGAAAAGTTTGGAGGGAAAGCCGTGTGATTTTCACTCGTCAGTGGTTTGGGATACAATTCGGAACCGTGAGAATCAGGTGGTATGGGCTGATATGGTTTGGTACTCTCAATGCATTCCGCGACATTCATTTCACTTATGGTTGGCATTTAGAAACAAACTAAAAACGCAGGATAGGTTGGCAGTGTGGGAAGCGGGTAGTCACACCAACTGGAACCTGATGTGTTGTCCGTTGTGCTACTTTGATCGTGATAGTCGGGACCATTTATTTTTCAGGTGTGCTTTTGCGGCCCAAGTCTGGAACGAGGTGAAAAAGTTGGTTAGTTTGGGCAATGTTGATGATTCGTGGTCCTCGGTTGTATCTTGGGTGGAACAACATGCTAAATCCAAGAATGTGGACCACATTGTGTGCAAGTTATTGATAGCGGCTTCTTCATATTATATATGGCAAGAGAGAAACAACAGGCTTTTCAAGAGTATCAAGAGGACGGTAAATCAAGTGGCCGAGGTGATTAAGAATACGGTTCGGTTGCAGCTCATGGGCTTCAGATTCCGGACGCCGTCTACGAAGGAGAGAATTCGTAGAACATGGAAGATCGAAGATACAGATATGGATCCGGGCTAGAGccttaatttgatgtttttttgttTCTTAGTTGGTTGTTTTCTGGTCGAGTTTTTTTGTGCTTGGTTGTTATTTAGTTGGCTGTAAACGTTGTTTGTCCTAGGCTTGGGTTGTCAAGTCTAGTAGGTGTGTTGCTTTGACACACCCTTGTTCAGctttgattattaataaaattcatcggggtaaccctttacccaaaaaaaaaacatttatgcattaatgttaatcgcatacattcaagccttgcgactgtggcgacaaacccttaaacgaattaaaggtttatctaaagttatgtagtcggattctgtcattcccaacttccaaacaaacctaggaagtcggaaacgggagttgtcaattcctatggtaccattacataagtccgagcggcgtgatcaatgttaatgaatgtattattgtcccgatttaacataccaaatgtcataaccaatgtagcatgtgaaaaccatgtactaggaatgctaagtaaacatgcctagtagaaatgttcatgtaaaacaatgtgctagcatgctgagtaaacatacatagaagaaatgtcatgtaaaacaatgtgttccatatgctaagtaaacatatgcaacaaatgtgtaacaaatcaatgtgctagcatgcttaacatacatagcaaaacatagtgaaagcatgtactaaatatgtactaggtgaaactaacatgtttatgtcataaaagcatgaaatgcacaaaagtaacatgtatgtacatgtgtatcaccccaaaatatttgaaaacggtaaaagaggggaactatgtactcacttgggattgctaattagtcttgagaataagaccaatttaagctccaagtatcacggaatcaaccggaacctagtataggtaactatgttaataaatcggctcctaaatcgggagataggatagaatgaggttctataaatcaaatgagtaattgaactcatatggtaagatttaatagtcccaacattctgattggaaagtctacctatgtgcttttgacccgtttcgacacattatggtaacataagctactataaggcgtcgctagcgtaaaactatatccggatggttaactatgtgctatgtcaagtcttacatgcccaattatccctaaacatgttactaaatcagattatatgtcaaaattatgttcacatagtcagtatacggatttatgcttcaaaagggcattttggtcatttcctatgggcatacaagctaactagcaaatgactaaccgatcctacgtgatcataaggtataacctcagtggttattccctaagaaactatgatcactaagcaagcttggtcggatcctaaagatcgaccaaacgggtcgggttcgaaagtataagcggttgtttagaccgcttaccttacgaccctaaacaagcactaaactaatagtgtcgagttaaacatgtcaaaacatgtttaacctactgatttggtatcaaaacaaagtgttttgataccctaaagtagttccgttgcaaaatgcgtgctaaaacgcattttgaccgaaactttgactcgacactacaactagctaacgtggtaatcagcagttataatcacgaaggattataactatcgtgattacaatcacgtttcaaagttcaattgaactttgacttgaccaattgatggtcaaaaccgaaagtcaaactgttggccaaacgtttgactttctgcactacataaggaaaaaggcaaataaaagaatgaaagaatgctcactaagggtccttgctatcttttcaacaaggaagacaaagtcccaatgcttgagagagctcccaagtcagatgtgaagaagagaaaatgagaatgagcaaggaaatgaggagaaatggatggctatttatagttgttgtgaagtaacaagatcatcacaagtgttttgattagccattaagcaatgaatcatgGCCATCCATTTGTTATcagctgattagaagccttggtgatcacacaaacttgctcaacattccaagaaattgcacaaacagcccctgaagttGCAACAGTTTGCTAAAAATCAATTTCTGGAACTGGGCATGCTGACGCGGCCCACGTAGGAAATGGGAgagggcttacgcggcccacctgggctccccagatcagcaacagtttgaaaaatggcagtttaggtccctgcatgcattcgagtccatttcaggcctttttgacccccgttaagccatttcaaggctctacaaggtcaataaagtttagaggactcaaaatatgcttggaacattctcggatgtcggttcgtttgggcgtacggtcgcgttgttcgttaaattacgacgaaactcaaacggacgtagAAATGaaccaaattgagcgacgaatggaatttttgcatgccgatcactaaaataaaaatattttagtgtgtacaaaaattttggatgtccagatgtggccagaacgtaagatatgcgcgaaaatgcaaacttacgccgtttttgacacttttagtccctgtaagatcatgtaagcatgttttcgcacaccgaacctatcaaagcttatttctaagccatgtttaggttatatatggtatgtttaacttatgatcaagttccagactatacgttgccttacgaaacggcagacttttgcaagttgacgcaattagtccctgagagcgaataaacttgtttttgccataccaaggcctttaaaacttatttataagttatgtaaaggttatttaaggtatgttaagtttatgatgatgttccggagtgtttgttgcgttaaactgatcatgcttacgcaccagtttgcgtataactctccagaaagcgatataaagttcaaaatcgatcaaaaatcaacatgggcacaaaaccaaacataaaagacaaacattgggatcaaaacacactgttttattaatattgtattgttcagagtttgtaaaatgatatcacaagcacagatgtcacaataaacataaaaatttcaaacttgcttgttctgtgggttaacaacttcttggatatataggtaacccctgaaatcttgtttgaaaggtcccttattctgagatactaggtctttatgctcagtgatatctggggtattatcccgggacttctgctgtatggaagtactgacctagtccccggataatgctttctgcatatgcttgaaacatagcatcgccctcagcaagctgatgaaacaataaaattgatagtcgctgctgttgaaatcaaaagatcctctaaaggggacacaccgtaaagtcgaagccgtcatctctttgcgtatacggaagtatcgacctgagctctcatggccctcgcatcaaacccctgaacagatatcatctgtggtatactcacctgtaagactgaatattgggatctggatacggaaGTATATACAagaagtgggacacacgaataagtttaagtcacttaaaacattaacattgtatctcgaaacaattgaagtttgtgtgaaaatttaagtggacaaatatactgacaatctaggtgaattgtttagaacttaaaatgtaatgcagcttaacggtgttagtgacatgtctcaaaaactgatatgatcttcttacgcAAACtcaaaaaaatattgtttgtaaatattttcattTCTGCATCTTGTTGTTTCTTCAATTGGTGTTAGTCTTTGTCTTCGcaagtggtgtcatttactttctttcagaaaattcaaaaagattttgtgtgtgttttagtataaacttttgaaaaagtcaaaaagattttcgacaactgatattggaaagctgattttcaaaatttcgagtgctaaacataaTGACATGATTGTGAAGGGGAGTGTGTTTTGAGTgtcaaaatatgttttctaaatcaacaagtggttcatcatgtgtgtGTCAACTGAGAGAGAgtgattgttggtgcatatgttttAAGAGGGAGTCGTCTGATTATTTCAGAGTGTTGGTGCATACAAAttgttaaaattagaaaatttacttctgggttaagaatgtgcaggaatagccagATTTCGATCTTGGATCTGAAGTTAAAGAGCCAGGTTACAATACCTGAGGACTTTGATTGAAgaagagccaagtttcgatcctggaaattaATCGCTGTGGACAAAGCTAAAGCCAGGCATCAATTAGAACCTATGaaagccagacaatgatcctgaagcagatgttgctgaagaacaaagaaatgccagcaaatcgagagggggagtctgaagatattcaaGCAGATATGGTTAAAAAGGAGTCTGTTGATGAGATTGAGatagagaaaagcccagagactgatcaagactgaagaagtaaaGACACAgtattgtcgtgactcgatagtcgactcgtcagcatctgagggggagtctgttggtgcactacatctgtcgacttcgtcttgtatcgagtcttagattgcattgtatagattagggcatgttttacaagaaaacaggagtttgtatatatcttaggagatggtttcgctcatatggtcataaataggaggtttcgcttatttggacttgtagaggtttcgcttatgtggtcatgTACGTATGGGCGAAACCTCAgcaactatatataggggttcATTTGAGCGAAACCATAGATCattgccttgtattccataccgaagtgctgccggtgtgaagatcgagctgtaaacgttgtcaaatcaatacaatcagcatatttagtgaagaatcagctgtttctacctccgtttcttgttattccgcacctgaaacgaagttgaacacctctgaacgactcgtttgggtcagaacacgatcctacaagaagtcgcatttcgaaaacttggcatataactattctgttcgaagaagttccaaaataagtcataaatgctgctcgtgttcctcctgactcttagaatagattaggatgtcgtcgatgcatacaataacaaacttatccaagtagggcttgcacactctgttcataagatccatgaagactgcaggggcgtttgttaatccaaatggcatgaccagaaactcgtagtggtcgTAGTGTGTTCTaaatgttgttttggagacgtcctcgtcccggactcttagttgatggtagcctgacctcagatcaatctttgaatagaagctcgacccttgcaactggtcgaataagtcgtcaatgcgtggaagaggatagcgatttttcacggtcaccttgttgagttcgcggtaatctatgcacatacggaaggtaccgtctttcttctttacaaataacactggagctccccaaggcgaagagctaggacatatgaaacccttatccaagagttcttgtagttgtgtagatagttcttccagttctgatggggctaagcgataaggtgctcgaactatgggtgctgctccaggagctagctcgatctggaattcgacctggcgatgaggcggtagcccaggtaaatcttcaggaaacacttgaggaaaatcacgtactactggaatatcctctattctcttctctttcgttgatgtgtcagtaacaagtgccaaaatagcggtgtggccctttcgcagacacttctgggccttaagaaaggagatgatgcctaccacggcaccactcttgtcgccttgaatttcgagaggttctttaccaaaacggggaatacgaacaatcttttctttgcataagatctctgcttgctgttgggataaccaatccatcccgatgACAATGTTGAAACTACCTAGAACTATAGGAATCAAATCGATAGAGAAGATCTGACCAGCGAggacaagattacaaccctgaactatgtgtgtggcctctaggctTCTACCATTttctaactctacgacatgcttggtgttcaaaagtgttggtgtgcgcttgagcatttgactaatttttagagacacataactggtatcggcacccgaatcaaataaaacagtaacataaaagtcgtcgagaaggaacttatcCATCACCAccttaggatcattccttgcttcaacctgacccagcacgaacgcacgacccctagcaccgttgtcattattgtttcccccattgttgttcccgttatTGTTCCTGTTATTTTTCCCATTTCCttggttgtggttctgattctgattcaactgtgggcagtgtctcttgtagtgaccttcagcgccacaatgaaaacatcctctGTTGCCCTATTGCCGTTGTTGATTCTGCGgtgcttgctgttgttgctgacgattctgatttgcaggccgtgagctcctgcaatctttggcctcatgaccaatcttgagacacctctgacaacgtcccctgttgcactgaccactgtggtgtctgttacatttgttgcactttgggtggtttcctcgatatccaccctgcccctgactaccagaaaattgctgactaggactctggtagtcatcagtctttcgctgctgtgcctgggactgaactgtagtcaaacccttgctggaatccccatcccatttttacttgttgtcactgggaataacagaagtagtagtggtagtagcaCCGATgtgcttaggcagcctgttctgttccactgcctggtctgtgagacgatgagcaagacgagtaacaTCCTGGATAGTAGCAAGATTAGCAGAGGTCATATGGCTTTGAATCTCGGGTACTAAGCCTTTAtggtacaactcaatacgtttgataggagggtccaccatagttggacacaagatggccagctcgtttgaccttttcgtatacgcctctatctctgaccctgtcatcttcaggttaaagaactccacttccaacttgtggatgtcatcacgagtgcagtattcccgcttgattagttccttgaagtcgttccatggggtggcattagcagccgccaaccctagcatctgaacttgcgcattccaccaagtcagcgcaatgccttcgagagtaccagtggcatacttcaccctacgagcctcagggcattcacacatctcgaagaccgattcgagcttctcaaaccagtggaggagtccaacggatccttcagtgccactgaaagtactacGAAGACAGTTTATAAAAGTCTTGAATGTGCATACAGGTGGTTGAGCGTtctgacctgttgtgtataagaacaggacaaggttaaacataagagttggtttaggagtgtaggatcaaaagatcctagagtgagttgcgactgcagggtatacctcctacTTGAGCGgatgcaagtgccgcagcaacttgttcgttgatcaaagccgtcaactgggcttgagtcatattgatacgtccactcatgatcttcataacaaaagggaaacatgagtgagagaggttcgcaaaatgcgatgacagaagagagtaagcacacatgcgTTTCAAACGATAGTtgctacgtttatctaagcataccatgagcaaagttctatgtaactagcaagtaggcaataaaacataaaccatatcacctagaaatgtgagtcttgcacgtggagcgaagcgtcgttgtggatcattgagcactgtacaggttatagtctggttttaacaaaaactttttccctttattaaaaccaagttcactataaccaatggctctgataccaatctgtcacacccccaaaatccacacgcggagtctcaccgcttggaggcgtgactgaccaggatcaagccaccaatcatattgaacaatgtaaataataattatagttcaacccatcaatacgaaaggtgtttcaaacaaaacatagttaagtgtttagcggaagcataaatgtgaaaacccaaacataagtatcaagttcTAAAATGTCATAAGGTTTTTAGCATGGCATCACTGTCCATGTTCCATagcgaccgcgcctccagtgcaagctccatgagtacctaacgacctgcaaggcgtGTAACAGAgtgtcaacaacaaagttgagcgagttcacagttgattgcTCAGTTAATGAGTTCGTTTCCGAAATtgtaagttcgtttcataaccatgcgttacccagtacccttgttcccaaacctttacaataatgagtgggggcttcccatgttgtaagtactagactagttgtatctataggagtccttcccaatccgaggtcAATGGTAAGTAtgtgtttacgtaggttttacgtaagtgcccttccctagccgaggacagtagtacgtaGCGAGTACGTAGATTTAGTGTTGGTGTCCTTCCGAAtccgaggacaatagtacgtaggttttatgtaggttctaacactggtgtccttcccaaaccgaggacaatagcactgcgtccttcccaaaccgaggacggtgataagtagtctagtagtgatgaaagtacgggtagtcattcaatcccattcccaaacccaccgggaatcccatgccttggaaagagtgtgaactcaccatGGTTTGCTCGGTTTTATCAACTACTTGATTCCAAttaatcagtcaaagcctatggtatgcacgtttacataatcagtttatattcacgaagttcacgttTAAGTACAATCACAGTGGGTATTGACTCAGTAATCACCAAATAACACAAAGCACGTATTCAAGCTCATGCAAGTCATGCTTATCATTTAACAACAGTTAGCTAACCCAGTTAACCCTTAACACAATTAAACTTAGTTACTGTGCAGTTtacccactcgacgaaacacccttgtttcgtcATGAttccccttcgacgaaacaccctctgtttcgtcgtgataaccctcggcgaaacacattTGTTTCGTCGTGCAAAGTTTCGTCATGAAACGCGTTTTGTCCAAATGGTCAGTTACGTCGTGTAACTGATGATTACCCAGAAACCCTAACCATTACCCTCAGCCGTTACAAACTAacatcaatcatcatcatacgGCAATCATTCGATGTTCAATCATTCAACAGTATACATGTAACTCGTTCCCTACGCATAATAGTTTGCTAAACATCCCTAAAATCTATACCATCAATACATATGCACAATTGATAATCATTCAGTTCTGTTGGTTTCCTATCACAAGAATTATCAGATGGTTATGATCTAAATAATATAATCAGATTCTACACTAACAATCACAACAAATGTAAGGTTCATGAAACCCTAATCAATTCAACATATGGTCATGATTTCTATAACAAAGCCTATGTCCACAGAACGTTTCATCAATCAAAAACATATATGTAAACATGTATCCATCAGTTAAAGAATCATGGAATTAATTAAACAAAAGTGTTGCTAACCGAGATAGAATGAATAATGGATTGATTGCTAAGAAGGGCTTCGAGGACACACAGTTGCCGTCAACAGGGagagagagctctagggtttcttaTTGGTTCCAAGCGTGATGAATAAAACAGTGGAACTTAATAAGTATATGCATAATatactgggcccttaatgggcttcggcgaatcagtgggccggcgaaacactt belongs to Helianthus annuus cultivar XRQ/B chromosome 5, HanXRQr2.0-SUNRISE, whole genome shotgun sequence and includes:
- the LOC110943055 gene encoding uncharacterized protein LOC110943055; its protein translation is MSWNIRGLNRPLKQSEVREIVAENKLDLCAILESHVEVSKLAKVCKFVFRNWNWTSNGSACSRGTRIILGWNADNIDVMVIAQTDQIMHTQVMFKATKKVVFCSLVYAENKYQDRRVLWEDICKHKALCHDKPWVVMGDFNSVLNFDDALYGTSKQTIGMREFNDCVQQAELMDINAHGLQYTWNQKPKSGVGLLKKIDRIMGNVNFLDQFPSAYAMFHPFRVSDHTPCILKGLGSNVHRPRPFKFPNFIASKPEFKEAVQMEWMNRIDGITMLSVVKKLRNLKPKLRKILFNQGNLHDKVNELRKKLDDLQIQMDRDPLDGQLRQVEAQCLKDFQQAAYDEECFLKQKSKVDWLCAGDSNTKFFHNIVKSKNARVKIHSVVDGWSFGQPLSMLKDKIILQLAV
- the LOC110943056 gene encoding uncharacterized protein LOC110943056, whose amino-acid sequence is MDRLVWKSLEGKPCDFHSSVVWDTIRNRENQVVWADMVWYSQCIPRHSFHLWLAFRNKLKTQDRLAVWEAGSHTNWNLMCCPLCYFDRDSRDHLFFRCAFAAQVWNEVKKLVSLGNVDDSWSSVVSWVEQHAKSKNVDHIVCKLLIAASSYYIWQERNNRLFKSIKRTVNQVAEVIKNTVRLQLMGFRFRTPSTKERIRRTWKIEDTDMDPG